A stretch of Colletotrichum lupini chromosome 2, complete sequence DNA encodes these proteins:
- a CDS encoding exportin 1-like protein, with amino-acid sequence MDLVAHGPELTPPVAQIENAVEAAFNVGSDQNLKQQAFDYLNQLRADPQGWQVCTTLFTRLQRPSEVVRLFCLEVVNYAIYTQGLDRNSLSWLKDNLLEYVRNIYGQNLQDQVDPSHLQNKLSQTLTYLFVFLYNDGWESFIDDFLAIASSPNNTAGVVLYLRIIGSVHDEIADMLLTRNSNDAKRNTDLKDQLRERDVQKIAQSWKDLLAQYSSQSDVIVEMILKVIGKWISWMDISLIVNQEMLNLLLPVVGRTNRSGSEDKVRDAAIDTLTEIVGKKMRGPEKMELISFLNLRDIVAQLIASAPLSELKSTPQYDTDLAEAVAKLVNTVMADIVRALEDGQASEDTRAKSEQHLHDFLPFLLRFFSDEYDEVCSTVIPSLTDLLTLLRKVGANLPASYKEMLPPILNAIIMKMRYDETSNWGDEDEQTDEAEFQELRKRLQVLQKTVAAVDQELYIDVLSNLVSQTFTTLDQQGSQMDWRDLDLALHEMYLFGELALPNQGLGTKSQPSSTATERLTIMVTKMVESGIANFPHPAILLQYMEICVRYWQVFDARQEYIPQVLENFVRLVHHDHVRIKTRSWYLFQRFVKFLRAQVGNVAETVIQSISDLLPIKAEVSESNGDDDMSSDESDHSADALFTSQLYLFEAIGCIASTGSTPADKQAYYARLVLNPLFSDMESHLPKAKANDAQAILQIHHIILALGRLAHGFSDWQPGSTSVQNRPPPDKLVSDEFSRAAEAILIALSELNNSTDIRTACRASFSKLLGVLGSAVLPQLPQWIEGFLSQSSSKDEMAIFLRLLDQIVFGFKTEIYNVLNMLLTPLLQRIFAGLSEPVTGTDDEIQLGELRREYLSFLLVILNNELQSVFISEANQGFFESLINSVITLGRTLVAENIGPSRLAFSVLARMVVVWGGPDCAKIAENPEAPSGSPNPTIPGFDRFMIDRFHPLCWEVFQDPNFRPQNDAQSKQVLNEIAGLEQAIYLKTGEMFIQHLQSSLFPHLGIDGSDFLRSMSTSTDRKGFSSYLQGLLKSRR; translated from the exons CAAAACCTCAAGCAACAAGCTTTCGACTACCTGAACCAGCTGCGAGCCGACCCCCAAGGCTGGCAGGTCTGCACCACCCTCTTCACCAGATTACAACGCCCTTCCGAGGTCGTCCGCCTCTTCTGCTTGGAAGTTGTTAATTATGCGATTTACACACAAGGCCTCGACCGCAACAGCCTCTCGTGGCTAAAGGACAACCTCCTCGAATACGTCCGCAACATCTACGGCCAGAACCTGCAAGACCAGGTCGACCCCTCCCACCTGCAGAATAAGCTCTCGCAGACCCTTACCTACCTCTTCGTCTTCCTCTACAACGATGGCTGGGAGTCCTTCATCGACGACTTTTTGGCCATTGCCAGCAGCCCCAATAACACGGCCGGTGTCGTTCTCTACTTGCGAATCATTGGCTCTGTCCACGACGAGATTGCCGACATGCTGTTGACGCGCAATAGCAACGACGCGAAGCGCAATACCGACTTGAAGGATCAGCTGCGAGAGCGTGACGTCCAGAAGATTGCTCAGTCATGGAAGGACTTGCTGGCGCAGTACTCGAGCCAGAGTGATGTGATTGTTGAGATGATTCTCAAGGTCATTGGTAAATGGATCAGCTGGATGGACATTTCCTTGATTGTGAACCAGGAAATGCTCAACCTTTTGCTTCCTGTCGTTGGACGGACAAATCGATCTGGCAGCGAGGACAAGGTTCGGGACGCCGCCATTGACACTCTCACCGAGATTGTGGGCAAGAAGATGAGGGGCCCCGAGAAGATGGAACTCATCTCGTTCCTCAACCTGCGCGATATCGTGGCTCAGCTCATCGCCAGCGCCCCTCTGAGCGAGCTCAAGTCTACGCCCCAATACGATACCGATCTTGCCGAGGCTGTCGCTAAGCTCGTTAACACCGTCATGGCTGATATTGTGCGCGCGCTCGAGGACGGCCAGGCTAGCGAAGACACCAGAGCCAAGTCCGAGCAACATCTTCACGATTTCCTACCCTTCCTTCTCCGATTCTTCTCTGACGAGTACGACGAGGTTTGCTCGACAGTCATCCCCTCTCTGACCGACCTCCTTACCCTCCTGCGAAAGGTCGGCGCCAACCTGCCGGCTTCTTACAAGGAGATGCTTCCTCCTATTCTTAACGCCATTATTATGAAGATGCGCTACGACGAGACCTCTAACTGGGGTGACGAAGACGAACAAACGGATGAGGCCGAGTTCCAGGAGCTGCGGAAGCGGTTGCAAGTTCTCCAAAAGACTGTTGCTGCTGTAGACCAAGAGCTTTACATCGATGTCCTCAGCAACCTCGTTTCACAGACCTTCACAACGCTTGACCAGCAAGGGTCCCAGATGGACTGGAGAGATTTGGATCTTGCGCTCCACGAGATGTATCTGTTTGGCGAACTCGCGCTGCCTAACCAAGGGCTGGGCACCAAGAGCCAGCCCTCGAGCACAGCAACAGAACGGCTGACCATCATGGTGACCAAGATGGTTGAGTCCG GAATTGCAAACTTCCCCCACCCCGCGATTCTGCTCCAGTATATGGAGATCTGTGTCCGGTACTGGCAAGTATTTGACGCCCGCCAAGAGTACATCCCCCAAGTCCTCGAGAACTTTGTGCGGCTGGTTCACCACGACCACGTGCGCATCAAGACACGATCCTGGTACCTTTTCCAGAGATTTGTCAAATTCCTCAGAGCCCAGGTCGGCAATGTGGCAGAAACTGTCATCCAATCCATCAGTGACCTCCTGCCGATCAAGGCTGAGGTATCAGAGAGTAACGGAGACGATGACATGTCCTCAGATGAGTCTGATCACTCTGCGGACGCCCTGTTCACAAGCCAGCTTTACTTGTTTGAGGCCATTGGTTGCATTGCGTCGACTGGAAGCACACCTGCAGACAAACAGGCATACTATGCCCGCCTTGTGTTGAATCCTTTGTTCAGTGACATGGAATCCCATCTGCCAAAGGCGAAAGCGAACGATGCCCAGGCCATTCTCCAAATACATCACATCATCCTGGCGCTTGGCCGCCTCGCCCATGGCTTCTCTGACTGGCAGCCCGGCAGCACCTCGGTCCAGAACCGGCCGCCCCCGGACAAGCTTGTGTCTGATGAATTCTCGAGAGCCGCCGAAGCCATCTTGATTGCCCTGAGCGAGTTGAACAACTCCACCGACATTCGCACTGCTTGCCGAGCATCCTTCTCTAAGTTGCTAGGCGTCCTCGGATCCGCTGTGCTGCCGCAGCTTCCTCAGTGGATTGAAGGATTCCTGTCCCAAAGTTCCTCCAAGGATGAGATGGCTATTTTCCTACGACTCCTTGACCAGATTGTCTTTGGCTTCAAAACGGAGATTTATAATGTCTTGAACATGCTTCTCACTCCCCTGCTGCAGAGAATCTTTGCCGGCCTGTCCGAACCAGTCACTGGTACAGACGACGAGATCCAGCTTGGCGAGTTACGGAGGGAATACCTGTCCTTCCTGCTGGTTATCCTGAACAACGAACTGCAGTCCGTTTTCATCAGCGAGGCCAACCAGGGTTTCTTCGAGTCGCTCATCAACTCTGTCATTACCCTCGGCAGGACTCTCGTAGCAGAGAACATTGGGCCCAGCCGGTTGGCCTTTAGCGTTTTGGCACGCATGGTTGTCGTCTGGGGCGGACCTGACTGCGCAAAGATTGCCGAGAACCCGGAGGCGCCCAGCGGTTCCCCGAACCCGACCATCCCGGGCTTCGACCGCTTCATGATTGACCGTTTCCACCCGCTCTGCTGGGAAGTCTTCCAGGACCCCAACTTTAGGCCGCAGAACGACGCTCAGAGCAAGCAGGTCCTCAACGAGATCGCCGGCCTCGAGCAGGCCATCTACCTCAAGACGGGAGAGATGTTTATCCAGCACCTACAGTCCTCCCTGTTCCCGCACTTGGGTATCGACGGATCCGACTTTTTGAGGTCCATGTCAACGTCCACGGACAGGAAGGGATTCTCGAGTTACCTGCAGGGGCTTCTGAAGAGCCGCAGGTAG